A genomic stretch from Antarcticibacterium flavum includes:
- a CDS encoding PA2169 family four-helix-bundle protein, which produces MKTTRELAKEESHDRLVQNLQQLLVKNYDADKGIRKALKEVKSQKLKDYFKKEALRHHRYATELDRIIHSLNATPLEEGSAVGRFHRIWMDIMLVVSGNDDKTILSETKRGQKATIQEYEEKLKTGKFPPKIAEVLKRQLEELKTNLSPEIPSEAA; this is translated from the coding sequence ATGAAAACAACGAGAGAATTAGCCAAAGAAGAGAGCCATGACAGGCTCGTCCAGAATCTGCAGCAGTTGTTGGTGAAAAATTATGATGCCGATAAAGGAATACGAAAAGCCCTGAAAGAAGTGAAAAGTCAGAAGCTTAAGGACTATTTCAAAAAAGAGGCATTGCGTCACCACAGGTATGCGACAGAGCTGGACAGGATCATTCACTCCCTAAATGCCACTCCACTGGAGGAAGGAAGTGCCGTAGGAAGATTTCACCGAATATGGATGGATATTATGCTGGTGGTAAGCGGTAATGATGATAAGACCATCCTTTCTGAAACCAAACGTGGGCAAAAAGCTACTATACAGGAATATGAGGAGAAACTTAAAACCGGGAAATTCCCTCCTAAAATTGCAGAGGTACTAAAAAGGCAGCTTGAGGAATTAAAAACCAATCTATCCCCCGAAATTCCCAGTGAAGCTGCATAA
- a CDS encoding N-acetylmuramoyl-L-alanine amidase, with amino-acid sequence MPNYLLFSVTGLGICWGLYRVFLKKEKLFVFNRFFLLFSLLLCLIAPILHIDYGISFDSRVAVDPVRFFDSGEILPDDPEKVAVATLTGPSNNYWDLIVFFYWMVCTLFFFRFSRNLLLLLLQIRNKSFNGYKGIKTVALKHRGSPYSFFDYLFIHPLDLVENKYLDMLVSHERAHSNQFHSIDILLLEVVGCFFWYNPFLWFYKKEVLENHEYLADEAVINAGANLEEYSAQIIKPGDKVVQPLLSGFSFIQTKNRLNMLHKKRSSGIQIALRAGLALAIFTAVLIISSFSPGNINEPIVVVVDAGHGGKDPGNRGKGQMEKEINLAVANQLRELGQPGEIEIILIREQDQFVSLNDRLKFLNEQKADLFLSIHSNASGDKNRSGAEVFFSTENKQWDISKNYSNLLATGLLPAVGKAELKTANFLVLKNSNIPAVLIELGFMTNPQEFELLQDPNYQKKLARGIYNGLLAIQESKVK; translated from the coding sequence ATGCCAAATTATCTTTTATTTTCTGTAACAGGTCTTGGAATATGCTGGGGTTTATACCGGGTTTTCCTTAAAAAGGAAAAGCTTTTTGTTTTTAATAGATTTTTCCTGTTGTTTTCCTTATTACTATGTTTAATCGCACCCATTCTCCACATAGATTATGGAATTAGTTTCGACAGCCGGGTTGCAGTTGATCCTGTGAGATTTTTTGATTCAGGAGAAATACTTCCTGATGATCCAGAAAAAGTAGCTGTTGCAACATTAACCGGGCCTTCAAATAATTATTGGGACCTCATAGTGTTCTTTTATTGGATGGTTTGTACTTTATTTTTCTTTAGGTTTTCGCGTAATCTTCTCCTGCTGCTATTACAAATAAGGAATAAGAGTTTTAATGGATATAAGGGAATAAAAACAGTGGCATTAAAACACCGGGGTAGTCCCTACAGTTTCTTTGATTACCTGTTTATTCATCCACTGGACCTGGTAGAAAATAAATACCTGGATATGCTGGTGTCGCACGAAAGAGCCCACAGCAACCAATTTCATTCCATAGATATCCTCCTGCTGGAGGTAGTGGGATGTTTTTTCTGGTACAACCCTTTCCTTTGGTTCTATAAGAAGGAGGTGCTGGAAAACCACGAATACCTTGCAGATGAGGCCGTGATTAATGCAGGTGCGAACCTGGAAGAATATTCGGCTCAAATAATCAAGCCCGGGGATAAAGTAGTACAGCCCTTATTAAGCGGCTTTAGTTTTATACAAACCAAAAATAGATTGAATATGTTACACAAGAAAAGATCATCAGGAATACAAATTGCCTTAAGAGCAGGGTTAGCCTTAGCTATTTTCACTGCAGTTCTTATAATTAGTTCTTTTAGTCCCGGTAATATCAATGAACCCATAGTGGTGGTGGTAGATGCCGGGCATGGAGGAAAGGATCCCGGCAACAGGGGAAAGGGCCAAATGGAAAAGGAAATAAACCTGGCCGTTGCAAACCAATTGCGGGAATTGGGGCAACCCGGGGAGATTGAAATAATCCTCATAAGAGAGCAGGATCAATTTGTAAGTCTTAATGACCGCCTTAAGTTCCTAAATGAACAAAAAGCTGATCTTTTTCTAAGCATTCATAGTAATGCCTCTGGAGATAAGAATAGGAGTGGTGCTGAAGTTTTCTTTAGTACTGAAAATAAGCAATGGGATATCTCTAAAAACTACAGCAACCTTCTAGCCACCGGCTTGCTGCCTGCAGTAGGGAAGGCAGAGCTTAAAACAGCCAACTTTCTGGTGCTTAAAAACAGCAACATTCCTGCAGTTTTGATAGAATTGGGTTTTATGACCAATCCACAGGAGTTTGAACTGCTGCAGGATCCTAATTACCAAAAGAAGCTGGCGCGTGGTATTTACAACGGATTATTAGCTATACAAGAAAGCAAGGTTAAGTAG
- a CDS encoding DUF1801 domain-containing protein, whose amino-acid sequence MSSQVTDYINEASEEQQRIMQRVRELIKETVPGSTEEFKWSRPVFRKEKDFAYLKRAKKYVTLGFFNFEKLKDEDNRLEGTGKDMRHVKLTTLNDLDIDLFKEWFQAAST is encoded by the coding sequence ATGAGCTCGCAGGTTACAGATTATATCAATGAAGCATCAGAAGAGCAACAGCGAATTATGCAGCGTGTAAGGGAACTCATAAAAGAAACTGTCCCAGGCAGCACTGAAGAATTTAAATGGAGCAGGCCGGTGTTTCGAAAGGAAAAGGATTTTGCCTATTTAAAACGTGCAAAGAAATATGTTACTCTTGGATTCTTCAATTTTGAAAAACTTAAAGATGAGGATAACAGGCTGGAAGGAACCGGGAAGGATATGAGGCATGTAAAGCTCACCACGCTTAATGATTTAGATATAGATCTTTTTAAGGAGTGGTTCCAGGCAGCTTCAACATAA
- a CDS encoding KTSC domain-containing protein, producing MKRINEYKKLFNVEKEIDLKELKTSYRNLVKEWHPDKFQETDELHAEAEMRSKQIIDGYHFLVSIAPATKAANLEEYNITLATAAIADLQHKGNVLEVTFNNGSTYEYFGVNKALFTKLLQADRQFRFAKRNIFTSFLYRKSKKDMEMQPA from the coding sequence ATGAAGCGCATAAATGAATACAAGAAACTCTTTAATGTTGAAAAAGAGATCGACCTTAAGGAATTGAAGACCAGTTACAGGAATCTTGTAAAGGAATGGCATCCAGATAAATTCCAGGAAACAGATGAGCTACATGCTGAGGCAGAAATGAGAAGCAAACAGATCATTGATGGCTATCATTTTCTAGTGAGCATAGCTCCTGCCACAAAAGCAGCCAATTTAGAAGAATATAATATTACCCTGGCCACAGCTGCCATTGCAGATCTACAACACAAGGGGAATGTACTTGAGGTGACATTCAACAATGGGAGCACATACGAATATTTTGGAGTGAATAAAGCACTTTTTACCAAATTGTTGCAGGCAGACAGGCAGTTTAGATTTGCAAAGAGGAACATTTTTACTTCCTTTCTATACAGGAAATCGAAGAAAGATATGGAAATGCAACCTGCATAA
- a CDS encoding SpoIIAA family protein, with protein sequence MLQKLDLGNPKVVAFRWEGDFTVKSFEQAMTKFLPELKARERMNVYLEVAKIGEFEAAAVWEDIKFGFKNMKELRDKIDRLALVTDEGWVRTLANTTYKFIPGIDMKTFAFANLQEARLFVQ encoded by the coding sequence ATGTTACAAAAGCTTGATTTAGGAAATCCAAAAGTAGTTGCTTTTCGATGGGAAGGGGATTTTACTGTAAAATCCTTTGAACAGGCAATGACAAAATTTCTTCCTGAGCTAAAAGCAAGGGAAAGAATGAATGTATACCTGGAGGTGGCTAAAATTGGAGAGTTTGAGGCTGCTGCAGTTTGGGAGGATATAAAATTCGGGTTCAAGAATATGAAAGAACTTAGGGATAAGATCGACAGGCTCGCCCTGGTAACCGATGAAGGCTGGGTGAGGACCCTTGCCAATACAACCTATAAATTCATTCCCGGTATAGATATGAAAACCTTTGCATTTGCAAACCTGCAGGAGGCCCGACTATTTGTTCAATAG
- a CDS encoding DEAD/DEAH box helicase: MSKEIKDREAILQKMGIENLNSMQLAAHKAIIENPAVVLLSPTGSGKTLAFLLPVLELLSLQEEGVQVLILVPSRELAIQIEQVTREMGSGYKANAVYGGRAFSKDREELSHPPAILIGTPGRVADHLRRQSFGVESIQTLVLDEFDKSLEVGFEEEMKEIIQSLPHLNKKILTSATNGVRIPQFSGVNDPVQLNFLKEELPDIVIKIVADKGSKEKETLARLLQEKQGQRGIIFCNFKDSIQEVSDHFENSRIEHGIFHGGMEQKDRERSLIKFRNGTYNILLATDLAARGIDVPEIDFIVHYELPLKEQEFIHRNGRTARMQQSGTAYVIKGENKKLPDFINGILHTKEPGAGKAEQKHETSWKTLFISGGRKDKISKGDIAGLFLKQGNLEKEELGNIELKQDCAFVSVPSAKAEKLVGILNNSRLKKKKVRIYPI; encoded by the coding sequence ATGTCCAAAGAAATAAAAGACCGGGAAGCCATTCTTCAAAAAATGGGTATTGAGAATCTCAATAGTATGCAGCTGGCTGCACATAAAGCAATTATTGAGAATCCTGCTGTAGTGTTACTTTCCCCTACCGGCTCTGGTAAAACTCTTGCCTTCCTGCTACCCGTGCTGGAATTGCTTTCCCTGCAAGAGGAGGGAGTACAGGTCCTTATTCTTGTGCCGTCACGGGAACTGGCAATACAAATTGAACAGGTGACCCGTGAGATGGGCTCGGGATATAAAGCCAATGCCGTCTATGGTGGCAGGGCATTTTCCAAAGATAGGGAGGAGCTAAGCCATCCCCCTGCTATTTTGATCGGAACTCCAGGGCGTGTGGCAGATCATTTAAGGAGACAAAGCTTTGGGGTGGAAAGCATCCAAACCCTTGTGCTTGATGAATTTGATAAATCTTTGGAAGTAGGCTTCGAGGAAGAGATGAAGGAGATCATCCAATCCCTGCCTCATCTAAATAAGAAAATACTAACCTCTGCCACTAATGGGGTAAGAATTCCTCAGTTTTCGGGAGTAAATGATCCTGTGCAGCTTAATTTTCTAAAGGAGGAATTACCAGATATAGTTATAAAGATAGTTGCAGATAAAGGAAGTAAGGAAAAGGAAACTTTAGCCCGGCTGCTTCAGGAAAAGCAAGGACAACGCGGAATCATTTTTTGCAATTTTAAAGACAGTATACAGGAAGTGAGCGACCATTTTGAAAATAGCAGGATAGAACACGGCATATTTCATGGCGGAATGGAGCAGAAGGACAGGGAGCGTTCACTTATAAAATTTAGAAACGGGACTTATAACATTCTCCTGGCAACAGATCTTGCTGCGAGAGGTATTGATGTACCTGAAATTGATTTTATTGTGCATTATGAACTACCATTAAAGGAGCAGGAGTTTATTCACCGCAACGGGCGAACCGCTAGGATGCAGCAATCTGGAACAGCTTACGTTATAAAAGGTGAAAATAAGAAACTTCCCGATTTCATCAACGGAATACTTCATACAAAGGAACCTGGTGCCGGCAAAGCAGAGCAGAAGCATGAGACCAGCTGGAAAACTTTATTTATATCAGGCGGAAGAAAAGATAAGATCTCTAAAGGGGATATTGCCGGCCTGTTCCTTAAACAGGGAAATCTTGAAAAAGAAGAACTGGGGAATATTGAGCTTAAGCAGGATTGTGCTTTCGTCTCAGTGCCTTCAGCAAAGGCAGAAAAACTTGTAGGGATACTAAACAATAGCAGGCTTAAAAAGAAGAAGGTGAGGATCTATCCTATATAA
- a CDS encoding peptide-methionine (S)-S-oxide reductase: MENLERAGFGGGCHWCTEAVFQRLKGVEKVEQGFIASIGKASSFSEAVIVHFDPGVISLDRLILIHLHTHSSSSLHRFREKYRSAIYTFSEEQEKQAGKILARHQKEFNHTLITRILPFREFRPSGEEFRNYYLQDRHKPFCRTYIEPKLEILSADFSENVKME; the protein is encoded by the coding sequence ATGGAGAACTTGGAAAGGGCAGGATTTGGTGGTGGCTGCCACTGGTGTACAGAAGCGGTTTTTCAAAGGCTGAAAGGTGTTGAAAAAGTGGAACAGGGATTTATAGCTTCTATTGGAAAAGCATCAAGTTTTTCTGAAGCCGTTATCGTGCATTTTGATCCAGGGGTTATCTCGTTGGACCGGCTTATCCTCATTCACCTCCATACCCACAGCAGCAGTTCTTTGCACAGGTTTAGGGAGAAATATCGTTCTGCTATATATACCTTTTCAGAAGAACAGGAAAAGCAGGCGGGAAAGATCCTTGCCAGGCACCAAAAAGAATTTAACCATACATTGATCACCAGGATACTTCCTTTCAGGGAATTCAGGCCATCGGGGGAGGAATTCAGGAATTACTATCTTCAGGACAGGCATAAACCTTTCTGCAGAACTTATATTGAGCCTAAACTTGAAATTTTATCTGCAGATTTTTCAGAAAATGTAAAGATGGAATAG
- a CDS encoding EamA family transporter — translation MSKAPNPVFIILAFFSIYVIWGSTYLLNKIAVTELPPFMLASIRFTTAGLLIFLLCKLMRISLVITRRQLLNTAIAGFLFLTFGNGVVVWALKYVDSGFAALEISAQPLVVLILMRILQGKKIQPMSMVGVFLGIIGIYLLISQKQVVSQENSLLGIFMIFLCLLSWAYGSLFVGKANLPTNYFVNTAYQMLTGGIMLFIGSLLLGERWSSPVGWSVPVQYSMLLLIIFGSIVAFTSFNYLLKTVSPEKVATSTYVNPIIALLLGWYFLNEQITTQSIVAAVVLLTGVYFINTKKQLVIFSRFTNRLGGKLK, via the coding sequence ATGAGCAAGGCCCCGAACCCGGTTTTTATTATCCTGGCTTTTTTCTCCATCTACGTAATATGGGGTTCAACATATCTTCTTAATAAAATTGCGGTGACAGAATTGCCACCTTTTATGCTGGCATCTATACGTTTTACCACTGCGGGCTTACTTATTTTCTTGCTGTGTAAACTTATGAGAATAAGCCTGGTGATCACCCGCAGGCAATTGTTAAACACTGCTATCGCAGGATTTTTGTTTCTCACCTTTGGTAATGGGGTGGTGGTATGGGCTCTAAAGTATGTGGATAGTGGTTTTGCGGCCCTGGAGATCTCGGCACAGCCACTGGTGGTGCTTATTTTAATGCGTATCCTACAGGGAAAAAAGATCCAGCCAATGTCTATGGTAGGGGTTTTCCTGGGGATCATAGGGATCTATTTATTGATAAGTCAAAAGCAGGTAGTGAGCCAGGAGAATTCTCTCCTTGGGATATTTATGATCTTTTTATGCCTTTTAAGCTGGGCATACGGCAGCCTCTTCGTGGGGAAAGCGAATTTGCCGACCAATTATTTTGTAAACACAGCATATCAAATGCTTACCGGTGGGATCATGCTTTTTATTGGAAGCCTCTTACTTGGGGAACGCTGGAGTAGCCCAGTAGGATGGAGTGTACCTGTTCAATATTCAATGCTGCTGCTTATTATTTTTGGAAGTATAGTGGCCTTCACCTCCTTTAACTACCTTTTAAAGACAGTATCGCCTGAGAAGGTTGCAACCTCAACTTACGTCAACCCAATTATTGCGCTTTTGCTGGGATGGTATTTCCTTAATGAGCAAATCACCACTCAATCCATAGTCGCAGCAGTTGTTTTGCTTACCGGGGTTTATTTTATTAATACTAAAAAGCAGCTGGTGATCTTTTCGAGATTCACCAACAGGCTGGGAGGGAAGCTAAAATAA
- a CDS encoding cupin domain-containing protein — MKAENEFMTSLKVAIVFFLFIAAPGLMAQDTGNENAIVKVHDRKDIEWSPCPDFMPQGCNIAVLHGDPSKKNSDIFFRIPENAMVPNHTHTSAERMVLVSGEMQVTYEGEDTQTLKVGNYAYGPPNKAHTAKCIQGPCILFIAFEEPVDAFPVVVKN; from the coding sequence ATGAAAGCGGAAAATGAGTTTATGACAAGTCTAAAGGTGGCTATAGTATTCTTTCTGTTTATAGCCGCTCCCGGCCTCATGGCCCAGGATACAGGCAATGAAAATGCTATAGTGAAAGTTCACGATAGGAAAGACATTGAGTGGAGCCCATGTCCAGATTTTATGCCGCAAGGATGTAATATTGCGGTACTACATGGTGATCCCTCAAAGAAAAATTCTGATATCTTTTTCAGGATCCCGGAGAATGCGATGGTTCCAAACCATACCCATACCTCTGCAGAGCGAATGGTGCTGGTCTCCGGGGAGATGCAGGTCACTTATGAGGGGGAGGATACCCAAACCTTAAAAGTGGGAAACTATGCCTATGGTCCCCCTAACAAGGCGCATACCGCAAAATGTATACAGGGCCCCTGCATATTATTCATAGCGTTTGAGGAGCCGGTAGATGCATTTCCTGTGGTAGTTAAGAATTAG
- a CDS encoding SDR family oxidoreductase, which yields MKPEIEDIKERNSFTDIDSCIKVLEQLLVTPGELFALPEEKRIALLAAAGRLSRPGKEEFSKRKKDAEKAAKRKLVERDKHARKETGIRSAREAAVFTAPKLLAPASLAEKDEKELHSPRNCYVCKAEFTRLHHFYDTMCTSCGDFNYLKRFQTADLTGQVAVVTGSRLKIGYHITLMLLRAGAKVIATTRFPVDSATRFSREDDFHQWGHRLKIHGLDLRHIPSVEIFCNYISQKYERLDILINNAAQTVRRPAGFYAHLMAQEEQPFHVLRENVRELLNDHQNCLQELRSFSSEGTLNRNNTLPVTWHGVEPGIGLRESARLSQIPYSFDKSLSVKEVFPEGHLDADLQQVDLRKTNSWRLKLGEIETTEMVEVQLVNSIAPFVLCNRLAELMKKDNTGMKHIINVSAMEGKFHRFKKEDRHPHTNMAKAALNMLTHTSAATLAKDGIYMNAVDTGWVTDEDPAELSRRKVELHDFQPPLDIVDGAARVMDPLFDGINTGKHWCGKFLKDYMPIDW from the coding sequence ATGAAACCTGAAATTGAAGATATTAAAGAAAGGAATAGCTTTACTGATATCGATTCCTGTATAAAAGTTCTTGAACAGCTCCTGGTAACCCCGGGAGAATTGTTTGCCCTGCCCGAAGAGAAGAGAATAGCGCTTCTTGCGGCGGCGGGGAGACTTAGCCGGCCCGGGAAGGAAGAATTCTCAAAGAGAAAAAAGGATGCTGAAAAGGCTGCCAAACGTAAATTGGTGGAGCGGGATAAACACGCGCGAAAAGAGACCGGCATAAGAAGTGCCCGGGAAGCAGCTGTATTTACTGCACCTAAATTACTGGCACCGGCGTCCCTGGCTGAGAAAGATGAGAAGGAATTACATTCCCCACGAAATTGCTATGTGTGCAAGGCTGAGTTTACCAGGCTTCATCACTTTTATGATACTATGTGTACCTCCTGTGGGGACTTCAATTATCTCAAGAGGTTTCAAACTGCCGATCTTACAGGCCAGGTGGCCGTAGTAACAGGATCGCGGTTAAAAATTGGTTATCACATCACACTTATGCTTTTAAGGGCAGGAGCAAAAGTGATTGCCACCACCAGGTTCCCAGTGGACTCTGCCACACGGTTTTCCCGTGAAGATGATTTTCATCAATGGGGCCACCGTCTTAAGATCCATGGTCTTGATCTAAGGCATATCCCCAGTGTGGAGATATTCTGTAATTATATAAGTCAAAAGTATGAGCGGCTCGATATCCTTATAAACAATGCCGCGCAAACCGTAAGGCGTCCTGCAGGATTTTATGCTCACCTTATGGCACAGGAAGAACAGCCTTTTCATGTTTTAAGGGAAAATGTAAGGGAACTGCTGAACGATCATCAAAATTGTCTGCAGGAACTCAGGTCCTTTTCTTCTGAAGGAACTTTAAACCGAAATAATACCCTTCCTGTCACCTGGCATGGGGTCGAGCCGGGGATTGGACTTAGAGAATCGGCCAGATTATCACAGATCCCATATAGTTTCGATAAATCACTGAGCGTAAAAGAAGTTTTTCCTGAAGGCCACCTGGATGCCGACCTGCAGCAGGTAGACCTTAGAAAAACCAATAGCTGGAGGTTGAAACTGGGAGAGATCGAAACCACTGAAATGGTGGAGGTACAGCTGGTAAACTCAATAGCTCCTTTTGTTTTGTGCAACCGCCTTGCAGAATTAATGAAGAAAGATAATACCGGGATGAAACATATCATCAATGTTAGTGCGATGGAAGGAAAGTTTCACCGTTTCAAGAAAGAAGACCGTCATCCACATACTAATATGGCAAAAGCTGCACTTAATATGCTTACCCATACATCTGCAGCCACCCTGGCGAAGGACGGCATTTATATGAATGCCGTTGATACGGGCTGGGTCACAGATGAAGATCCTGCAGAGCTTTCCAGGCGTAAAGTAGAACTACATGATTTCCAGCCACCACTGGACATTGTAGACGGTGCTGCCAGGGTTATGGACCCCTTGTTTGACGGCATCAACACCGGGAAGCACTGGTGCGGGAAATTCCTGAAGGATTATATGCCCATAGACTGGTAG
- a CDS encoding VF530 family protein, whose amino-acid sequence MTVHQPNNPLHGKKLADILEFLVQKYSWQGLGERINIRCFTHDPSIKSSLKFLRKTPWAREKVEQLYLDSL is encoded by the coding sequence ATGACCGTACATCAACCCAATAATCCCTTACACGGGAAGAAACTTGCCGATATCCTGGAATTCCTGGTGCAAAAATATAGCTGGCAAGGACTTGGAGAAAGAATCAATATACGCTGTTTTACCCACGATCCCTCCATCAAATCAAGTTTAAAATTCCTGAGAAAGACCCCCTGGGCAAGAGAAAAGGTGGAGCAATTATATCTGGATAGTTTATAG
- a CDS encoding ferritin-like domain-containing protein encodes MKTTREEAREESHKELVNDLQELLEKNLDAEKGFKNAIEDSKERGLKQFLKNQALQKNRFVTELDAIIRSLNEEPKGKGSTTGGLHRTWMDIKTALSSNKDEAVLEECLRGEKASRKEYEEKLDNKFLPPEISKVLQKHLAEINETIAGVSTLEDLADRHD; translated from the coding sequence ATGAAAACAACGAGAGAAGAAGCAAGAGAAGAAAGCCATAAGGAACTGGTGAATGACCTGCAGGAATTACTGGAAAAGAACCTGGATGCAGAGAAAGGTTTTAAAAATGCTATAGAAGATTCCAAAGAGAGGGGTTTGAAACAATTCCTTAAGAACCAGGCCTTACAAAAAAACCGTTTTGTAACAGAACTTGATGCCATAATACGTTCCCTTAATGAGGAACCTAAAGGAAAAGGAAGTACCACCGGTGGATTGCACAGGACCTGGATGGATATCAAAACTGCACTAAGTAGCAATAAGGATGAAGCTGTACTTGAAGAGTGCCTGAGAGGGGAAAAAGCCAGCCGTAAGGAATATGAAGAAAAATTGGATAATAAATTCTTACCCCCAGAGATTTCCAAAGTGCTTCAAAAGCACCTTGCCGAAATAAATGAAACAATAGCCGGTGTATCCACACTTGAAGATCTGGCAGACCGTCACGATTAA
- a CDS encoding cold-shock protein codes for MAKSQQTFNKIEKEKQRAKKREEKQKKKEERKANPKGSDFDIAYVDEFGNLTDTPPDPSRKIEVDAEDIVLGVPKKEEGEQEDTKKDKEGKVSFFDHSKGFGFIIDDNTQEKYFVHVSGLIDEIDENDRVTYELERGMKGMNAVRVKKI; via the coding sequence ATGGCAAAATCGCAACAAACATTTAATAAAATAGAAAAGGAAAAGCAGCGCGCTAAAAAACGTGAAGAAAAGCAAAAGAAAAAAGAAGAGCGTAAAGCTAATCCTAAAGGGAGCGATTTTGATATAGCCTATGTAGACGAGTTTGGTAACTTAACAGATACCCCGCCAGATCCTTCCAGAAAGATCGAGGTAGATGCCGAGGATATTGTCCTTGGAGTTCCAAAGAAAGAGGAAGGCGAACAGGAAGACACCAAGAAGGACAAGGAAGGAAAAGTGTCCTTTTTTGACCACTCTAAAGGTTTTGGATTTATCATAGACGACAATACCCAGGAGAAATACTTTGTTCACGTTAGCGGTCTTATAGATGAGATAGATGAAAATGATCGCGTGACCTATGAACTTGAAAGAGGAATGAAAGGGATGAACGCCGTAAGGGTTAAAAAGATCTAG
- a CDS encoding universal stress protein, with translation MKKVLIAIDYNPNSQEVAEKGHSLAKTMGAEVCLIHVMAQVAHYGMRYPTFMGYEGYDAGSVDINVANEMREVTKNYLETAANHLNDPGITTHLTEGDAANAILDYAKQWNADLIVIGTHSHSVLEKLFMGTVASKILEKTTIPVYVVPVKKDNT, from the coding sequence ATGAAAAAAGTTCTTATTGCTATTGATTATAATCCAAATTCCCAGGAGGTGGCAGAGAAAGGTCATTCCCTGGCGAAAACAATGGGGGCAGAGGTATGTTTAATTCACGTTATGGCACAGGTAGCTCATTATGGGATGAGGTATCCTACCTTCATGGGTTATGAAGGTTATGATGCGGGCTCTGTGGACATTAATGTTGCCAATGAAATGCGGGAAGTGACAAAAAATTACCTGGAAACTGCCGCAAACCATCTCAATGATCCCGGCATAACCACTCATCTTACAGAGGGTGATGCTGCCAATGCTATTCTCGATTATGCAAAACAGTGGAATGCAGATCTCATCGTCATAGGAACTCACAGCCACTCTGTGCTGGAAAAATTATTTATGGGAACTGTAGCCTCAAAGATCCTGGAAAAAACAACTATCCCGGTGTATGTGGTTCCAGTAAAAAAGGATAATACTTGA
- a CDS encoding BlaI/MecI/CopY family transcriptional regulator produces MDIKQLNKTELQVMKYLWRIRKGFMKDIVDQFPQPGPAYTTISTLIGRMVEKKYIGFNKVGRDKEYFPLLKKNDYFNAQMKDMVSNFFNNSASQFASFFTKNADMSMEEMEELQRILQQKINKKKEL; encoded by the coding sequence GTGGATATAAAACAACTTAATAAAACAGAACTACAGGTGATGAAATACCTGTGGAGGATAAGGAAAGGGTTTATGAAGGATATAGTTGATCAATTCCCTCAACCCGGCCCTGCCTACACGACAATTTCTACTCTCATAGGAAGAATGGTGGAAAAGAAATACATAGGTTTCAATAAGGTTGGAAGGGATAAGGAATATTTTCCTCTCTTAAAAAAGAATGACTATTTCAATGCTCAAATGAAGGATATGGTTTCCAATTTCTTCAATAATTCGGCTTCACAGTTTGCTTCATTTTTTACAAAAAATGCCGATATGAGTATGGAAGAGATGGAAGAACTGCAGAGGATCCTTCAGCAAAAGATCAACAAAAAGAAAGAATTGTGA
- a CDS encoding DUF1569 domain-containing protein — translation MASNFKKLNRHLDEMEEYIPFIKTRDENISKVDIGWHLDHSLKVINGVFTTLRESNPEKYRPKFSFSRVLVFTFGRFPRGKAKAPEAVLPGKNIDQKELIAQLQKARENFSTFESLHSNNYFRHPYFHHLNKKGAKRLMEVHTRHHLKIIRDILK, via the coding sequence ATGGCTTCAAATTTTAAAAAATTAAACAGGCATCTTGATGAAATGGAAGAATATATTCCATTTATAAAAACCCGGGATGAGAACATCTCCAAAGTAGATATTGGATGGCACCTGGACCACAGTCTAAAGGTAATCAATGGGGTTTTCACGACTCTAAGGGAATCTAATCCTGAAAAATACAGGCCAAAATTCAGTTTTTCAAGGGTGTTGGTGTTCACCTTCGGAAGATTTCCGCGGGGAAAAGCCAAAGCTCCGGAGGCTGTATTGCCCGGGAAGAATATCGATCAAAAGGAATTAATAGCCCAATTACAAAAAGCCAGGGAGAATTTTTCCACATTTGAGTCCCTTCACAGCAATAATTACTTTCGTCATCCATATTTTCATCACCTCAATAAAAAAGGCGCCAAACGTCTTATGGAAGTCCATACCAGGCATCACCTTAAGATCATAAGGGATATCCTTAAATAG